The following nucleotide sequence is from Takifugu flavidus isolate HTHZ2018 chromosome 4, ASM371156v2, whole genome shotgun sequence.
cacataaaggctccaaacggaaccgccacaaagacctaaaacacccatttaaaccaacgaggccggctgtttttacgttgaacaaatgaagcaaaatagtcacgtgtcattagctaaaatgtgtttttctgtcgtttgaatacgatgtatacaaacaacaaaagtgatttaatgacatgacagtaatttcatgatagtcagttaacttgtggctcctattattcctgccttatgttggtttgtctggattgacctttgaacttatatccagccagtgttgaacatttctggatgaattgttgttgtttttaatttatggacgctgcaatggagataaagaattgaaggaatgaccactggagggggtattgctacctgacatgatccactcgcttgatttaaacgccgatgtccggccccagaaatctttacttactcgaccttcctgcagttcctcacagctggaatcaggcgacgtcgtccctcatctgaggtgttgtactgctgcaggtccagctcatccagaacctcctctgacatctgcagcaggtaggccagagctgaacagtggatcactgacagtctcctctctgatatctcccctgacttcaggaactcttggatctcctgatggactgactgatccttcatctccatcagacagtggaagatgttgatgcttctgtctggggagaattcatcactgttctcctccttcaggttgttgaggaccttctggatggtttctgggtggctgttcctctgatccaacagtccacccaagatcctctgattggactccagagagagaccatgaaggaagcgaacaaacaagtccaggtggccattttcacttttgagagatttcattagtgctctcctgaggaagtcatcaagagatttgactggttcagaatattttaggaactgatttataaccactgtgtctttcctggtgtaacggtggaacatgtagacggcagccagaaactcctgaacgctcagatgaacaaagcagtagactgatttctggaagatcacactctctctcttgaagatctctgtacaaactcctgagtacaccgacacctcggagacgtccagtccacatcgctccaggtcttctgagtagaacatgatgtttcctttctccagatgttcaaacgccagccgacccaacttcagaaggagttctttatcagcctcagtcagttcctctggtctctgctttcctccatacttctgcttcttcctctttatctgaaccatcaggaagtgtgagtagaggtcagtcagggtttggggcagctctcctctctggtctctggtcatcatgtcctccagaactatagcagtgatccagcagaaaactgggatcagacacatgatgtggaggctcctggaggccttgatgtgtgagatgattctcttggacagatcttcatcactgaacctcctcctgaagtactcctccttctgggagtcagtgaagcctcgtacttctgtgatcctgtcaacacacgagggaggaatctgataggctgctgcaggtctggaggtgatccagatgagagctgagggaagcaggttcccctggatgaggttcaccaggagcacgccaacggacgatacttgtgtgacatcagagatgacctgatgcttgttgaaacccagtgaaaatctgctttcatccaggccatcaaagatgaacagaagtttccagacagtcagatcttctgctctgatcttctgtaatgttggatggaaaacatgaagcagtgagagaagactgtgctgctcatctctgatcaagttcagctccctgcatgagagcggaagcaccagactgatgtcttggttctccaaaccttctgcccagtccagactgaacttctgcactgagaaggtttttccaacgccggcgacaccgttggtcagaaccactctgatgtgtctctgttgctcagataagactttgaagatgtcctggcacttgattggagtgtcctggatgttcttcttggaggttctctcaagctgtctcacctcatgttgtgtgtccacctcctcactttgtccctcagtgatgtagagctcagtgtagatcttgttcagcagggttccacttcctgcttcatgagttccttcagtcacatgttcacatcttctcttcagactcatcttatgaccttctatcacctcctgcagatcacttcctgaacataagtaaaccaatgatttccatctataataaatcatcaacacaactccaaattcatgacatcacaattaaatctcatattgaacagttttactttgtttgggcttcatttcagcatctccagatctgcttccagattgtgaacaagaggactctcctggtggagctgactggtcccagtttgataggatgtgctcccccctctcactatgaaacacatctctattagtcctttgatttataggatgaaagaacctgatcaagactcaatattgttccagcatttatgtctgaattcatctttcagtttaaacctgattcttgtttctaatcaacaatattcacattaagtctgtaactatatgactgtctgaggtttaagtgttaaacatctccaataataaactcacaacctgctgctgttaatgtgactaacagctgccacacaaacacatcatcacgctttagttttcttacatttcctctgaacttctgaaggttattatATaatctttggactggtcactcttcagggacacccagctgggcactgtggactctgctctgtcctcgtccatcctgaggaaacatcagaaatagtgatgagactgtgatgaaggtaaataatctgtagaggttgtagttaaataatcccaattcactgcatttttatcaaacaggaacatttctaatccattctggataacaactgaatcaataaatcaatgatgtctctgtatcattttcatgttttcagagtttaagctgctttttttaactgttccctgcagtgagaaaagaactggcaccttttccagcccctcatcctgcagcactgaatgtgctctaaagttctttccagagcaaacgtctctgcacttgcagcaacatgttgtagtcatggatccgtgaggagaaccggatacaggaaacgcccccactttgatcccaaaacccaactggtggccaacggtggtccggcaacgacggggacgctggtccatcgggccgacaacactggttttccacaggccaacatggtgaaaggactgtcttcagctcagccactaaatgatctggtgctacataaacatactagtcaggactttttaacttccctcctttgttcccctcttcaattatttctatgatccaagtcctcaaagatcactgctctatttaaaatagatgaaagaaatgacacccactcctgcatttctttcacagtggttccacaacatagaacaataaaccactgtgagaaaacgtgcaacatgaacccaaaatcctgttggtgtcctgtgatcctgtgtggatttatttattatttttaaagtttattgtcttaaataataccaaaatatccagctgtaacctggactgttgaacaactctaataactttatgagcttttcacctgtcacaaaatgtcgctcttcctgcttcgtctgaacagaatactttcacttttaaaacctcaacagcttcatggcgtatatattactaccattaaagcattctgggagggtttaaagttcttttaggatcagtagcaaagagcagaaaaataaactaaacttcacttagaaagactattcaactatactaaagccagactataagaaagttaaataagacctattcatttataatgtataacgatgctttgtgctaaaactaaatatgaagtctagttgatcAATCTtaattttatctccaaacacaactgtcaattcttttcaataatactattcgtttactcaccttgtcgctcttcAGTCTTCCTTCTGCCCTCAGCTAAGAGCTTTAGCGGCTTCAGCAACCACTAACGTTCAGTTTCGATGTAAGAACATACATTCACACTAATTTCTGTGCGTACAATAACTACCTGAGTCTACATTAGCAATACGTAGTATTttgaataacaacaacaatagtaaaAGATAACATGAATTTACAGATTNNNNNNNNNNNNNNNNNNNNNNNNNNNNNNNNNNNNNNNNNNNNNNNNNNNNNNNNNNNNNNNNNNNNNNNNNNNNNNNNNNNNNNNNNNNNNNNNNNNNGGATGATGGAGGAACAGTTCACAGAATCCAGACGTCAGCGTGCTCGGGTCGTACCTGGGAACAGCACAGGGAAAGGTCTGAGGACCACAAAACCTCTCAATCGTGGGAAATATGGAACCCTAATAAGGTTCTTGCTCCACAGCCATTGTACCGCAGAATTATGAAAAgtgctcattttaatttgaaatatccctttaaatgctgccgagaactgaagagaaagtgaaCCCACCAGGAAGGATTAATTCCACATTAAGTGTCCCATCTACATCCCTCACTTATTTCTCCAAAAATAATCGCCGTGCTAgcgatgttagcattagcacgctAACTAGTTATATATAGATCAATCCGTGTACATTAAGAACTGGCTTTCTGGCGAGATTGGTAAATACGTCATTTACAGAACACTAGTATTTTATTCCAACATATGTGGTAATGTTCTTACTATTTAGGTAACTGTTTATTGCATGTGTCGAAGTTCGTATTAACGTAGGCTTCGCTAGtagttagcctgttagcttagTTCCCCAGAAACAAAACATTGCAAGTGCGAGAGTCAATTGTAAAATACAGGGAAGCTacaagaaaaacattcaaattgGCAAGCGCGTCCGTGGGTGTTGGAATGAAAATAAGGGGGAAATTACCAGACCTGACATTTTCCAGGCTCATTCTCCGCACAGATAAACTGCCTTAACCTCTCCACTACCGCGTCATGACACCTGAGCGCACACGTCGCCGCTAGCTAGCGTTAGCCTCGCCCTCCGGCGCTAACTGCGCATGCGCGAACCCTGCCGCCATCTTAGGTCCTGGGAGCAGCTGACGCAGATTCGCGACAAAACTTTATGATTGCGAGAAATATTTGTGATATATTTGTCAgaatttttctttatttgaacCATCAAGACAGCATGTTTATATTTTTCATCGTTTTCCTCTCAAAATTTCCAGCTCgacattttaaaatacttttcttAGATACACCTCACATGACGTCACCGAGCAACcccacacttttctttttttaattaaacttgtattttatttaagttGTAGCGTGTGTCTGCCACTTTTACCATTCATGTTTCATTTGCCTATTTTTAATTTGTCTTAAATATTTCTTTACATCTTTTTCAATGCCATTTGCCtgatcaatctttatttatatagcgtctgttacaaccAAAATTGTAGTAATTGAAGTAAAAATATAAAGGCTAATCAGAACCTTGATTAAACACACCTGAAGAATGAGAGCAGACCAAGAATGCACATTCTGTCCATCTGCAAAACGATTATTTTGATAAACTACAGGTAAACTACCGAGCTAAACCACAGGTAAACTATTGAGCTAAACCACAGGTAAACTACCGAGCTAAACCACAGGTAAACTACCGAGCTAAACCACAGGTAAACTACTGAGATAAACCACAGGTAAACTACAAGCTAAACCACAGGTAAACTACTGAGATAAACCACAGGTAAACTACCGAGCTAAACCACAGGTAAACTACTATAGAATTATACTGGTATTTATTCTGGTAATTGAGGTCCGTCTGTTTTAAATCttaagagttgataggagaggagaggagaggagaggagaggaggaggagaggagaggagaggagaggagagaggaggagaggagaggagaggggaggggagaggagagaggaggaggagagggaggagaggaggaggagaggagagaggagaggagagagaggagaggaagagagaggagaggaggagaggagaggaagaggagaggaggagagggttaggagaggagaggaagaggagaggagagggaggagaggaggagaggagaggagaggagagagaggaggagagggagaggagaggagaggaggaggaggagagaggaggagaggagagggaaaggagaggagaggagaggagagaggagaggagaggagaggagaggaggggagaggaggagaggagggggaggaggagaggagaggagaggagaggagaggagagggaggagaggaggggagaggagaggagaggagaggagaggagggagaggagaggaggggagaggaggagaggagaggagaggaagattaGACTAATCTTAGACTAATCTTAGTACCTGgctccacagcagggggcctgggcCCCATTTTACCTTTAGAGAGGAAATATTAGAGCTTCCAGTTTTAAGTTCCTGAGTGACATCAgttcttctgccccccccccccccctggaaGTGACCCAACCGTCCGTCATGCTGCTTTAATTCTGGGTGAAACCGTTGCAGCAACACAAAGCACGGGGAACCTGCTGATGACCCACAGTGGCGTTTATTGTACACGGCTCATTTTCACTCACATGTTCAACAGCCTCGCCAGCGCACAAGGTCACACAAGGTCGCACAAGGTCGCACAAGGTCGCACAAGGTCGCCCTCCTCGGCTGGGCACGACACACCGAGCACGTGTGAAAGCAAACATCTCTCCCTTCTGGTTCCTCCTCCATTCAAAGCGTTGAAGTGAAAAGGTGCTATGATTAGCTAGAGCTGCTATATATTTGATGCTGGgtgtctcttcttcttcttcttcttcttcttcttgcagCCACGTGTGAAAAGCTAAAGGCAATAAGGCACACGAGACGAATGGACACAATCTAACGCCAAGACCATTTGAAGCGGAGTGAAGTGGATATACGAAGAGACCTCCAGGTCCCGTGGTGAACTGGTAGCACGTAGAGCTAGCGTCTCTGGTCTCTGAGGTCCAGCTCCTGTCCAGGTTGGCCCGCCAGACCTTGTGTGTTTACATGAGCAGCTTCTTCTATGTTATGGTGCACGCTGGttccctccgtcccccctctgGCTGCTTCAGAGAtgcgtgtcctcctcctcctgctcctcggcCACGGCCTGGTTGACGAACACCTGTCATGAGGAGGACGAGATGAGGATCTGTGTTAGCAGCagagctaacagagcttctgCTCGTTCTTGGTCGCTCGGTGGGTTCCAGACACCTGCCAGCGGTTGGCCTCCTCCCTGGCCACGGCTCCTTCCCCTGGAAGACCGTTGCTGTCTGGCTTCTTCTTCCGCATCTCGTGCTGGCCGTCGCTGGCCACGTCCAGGGTggggttgtcatggcaaccgtTCTCCACAAAGCGAAGTTCATCAGCGTGGAACTGGGCAGGGAGGAGCACAGGGTTCGGGGTCCTCATCTTCACGGGGGAAACGTGGCCCGGGGACTCTTACCGTGGTCTTGGTTGCAGGCAGGCGCCGCTGCCAGCAGATGTATACGGAACCAGAGGTGATGATGACGGTGCAGACGGACCCGATCACCACCAGAACCACGAAGAGCTTGCTGTAGTCGCTGCGCTTCTGGCTGGTTGGGAAGGAGCAGCCCACGGCTGCGCTGAAGTTCTGGACGCCAACCTGACGGGAGAGAACAAAGCCATGGAGACGACCCTGGAGTGATGAGCCCACCCCCCGGAGGAGCTTAAACCTGGACCACCGTGTGGCCTCAGCACATCCtggtggtcacgtgaccagagTCTGTGCTCAAAAGTGCCAAGCTGGTTACTGGTGGAAAAGAGTGGTGCCAAATCACCAGGAATCCACATGCATGGAAGTTTAATGTTCACGGAAAAACGCATCCAAGTACCTCAGGCAGGATGTTCCTGATCTCTCCCAGCATGGTCAGCACATCGTTGGTATTCATCACTCCTGAAagacacaacagcagaagaagGTCCAGACACGTCTCTCCGTCCTTCATCCTGCAGGTCAACACATCACTGGGCTGCGGTAACGTTCATCTCGCTGGAATGAAACCCACCTTACTCcatgatgagtgtgtgtgtgtgtgtgtgtgtgagtgtgtgtgtgtgtgtgtgtgtggtgtgtgtgtgtgtgtgtgtgtgtgagtgtgtgtgagtgtgtgtgtgtgtgtgagtgtgtgtgtgtggtgtgtgtgtgtgtgtgtgagtgtgtgtgtgtgtgtgtgtggtgtgtgtgtgtgtgtgtgtgtgtgtgtgtgtgtgcgctcgcaCCGCGGTCAGACGCCACGTTCATCAGCAGCTGGGGCTGCTGGTGCGTGGGCTTGCTCAGGTAGAGGATCCAGGAGCCCTCGGGACTCTTCATTCTTCGAGCAAACACCTGATCCATGATCTTCAGCAGTCGCACACCCTGGTCCACACGGAACTCCTCCTGCCACACAGACCACAATCATGCACGGTTGACCCTGCAACGTGGTGCACGTGGGCCACCGCCGACGCGTCtgagcgttagcgttagcattagcatgggaGCTCTCTTTATGTGGTGGCCATTGTTGCTAATGTGAAGGTAAATATTATTGCAGTGTTGTACTTACGCAGTTCATGTTGTGGGTCATGTTGAGGACAACGTAGCCCCTCTCAACAAGGTCGGTCCAGGTCAGGCAGACTACCTGGGGGAGCCACAGTCGCAACTTGTAAACAACAGTCATAAGGTGGCGCAGGACTCAGACAAGAACGCGGATCAGTGGACGGTTCCAGACCGAGCAGCCCCCTGAGACCATGAACTGGCCTCTGGAACCACGACCGCCCTGCCCGTGGACCTCATcgtcccggggggggggggttggttccAGGAGAACCACAGCTTCCTCCCCAGGTTCTTGCTGGTTCCCACTTCCAGCCCACGTCCCAGAGTGCAGGGCTGGGTAGAGACAGGCTCCTCCCCCGTGTGTGCCTTCAAATGACCGTACCTGCTGCGCCTCGTTGTGGTCGCCTGGTAGGAAGATCTCTGTGACCCCACCTcccccgacctctgacctctgggctgGCCAGGGCATTACTTTTGCCATCTGATCCCAGGAGGTGTCCGTGAAGCTAAcagtggtggagggatgggtggtGAGTGgggctccctcctcttcctcttcgccCCCACCATTCAGCCCAATTCCTtcagggagaagacacaggtgaggCGCAGCGGCATGGAACCAGCAGCCCAAACGTTCTAAAAATCCATGATGGTGCACCTTGTAAGTAGCTCTGCAGCCGCCAAAAGTCTGTGTCAGTGTCAGTCTCGTAGGTTCCCGTTGCCCCGGCAACAGTGGGAGCATCGGAAGTGGAGCCGGAGGTACGGACGGACAGCCGAGCGGCGCCGCGGCTGCTGGGATGAAGGTCCGCGTCCACCTCAGCGCTCGCCTCCGGACGCAGCTGGAGAGCAGAACCGTGCAGCTCGGCCGGAGGAGGGACTCCGGGACGCTGCGAGGCGATGGGGTCGAAAGGCCGCTGGTAGCCTGAGAGGGCAAAGAGCAAAGAAGTGTTACGAGGTTTGGGATGCGACGGTTACGGCGCGTCCGGGAACACGTCGCTACAGTCCGTTAGCGCTAACGTAGCGCTAACGCCGAGTCAGGGTCCGCTCAGGGTCCCGCTGGCGTTGTTCTGAGGGAAGAGCGGACTGACCGATCAGTGCGTCCAGGTCCACCGCTGTCTGGTTGGCCTCCAACGCATCCAGGACTTCCCccgctcctccctccctcggtCGGCCCCCCCTCGCTGCCCCCCGCTCGTTCTGCCGCCCCCGCGGCTCTCggctctcccctccctccaggTCGCTTCCGTTGAAGCCCGACGCCTCCTGTGATTCCTCCTCGGCTTCCTGCCCGTTGAGGAGCTCCTTGTCCGCCTCAGGGGTGCGCGGCCGTCCCCTGTAGATCTCTGGCCCCGGGGGGGCTCCCAGGTGAACCATCCGCTGGAAGGGAAAGACACCCCCATCACAAAAAAGTCATGCGGTTACATCTTGTTTAGTTCAGTTTAACTTCATTCATAGGACATCTGTGGGGGTCCAGCCCAGAGCCTGGGCcccagaggagcaggaaccACCAGGAAGTTCCTGCGTGAGCTCCTGCTCTTCCAGAACCATCCGCGGCAGCGGCGGCTGTGTTCCTGCCCCCTCCATAGCAGGAAGGGCCCAGCCTTCACTCGGTACCAGAGCTGAACTGGTCCCTGGGGTCAGCAACGCCTCATCTTTACCTCCATCTCCTCGTCCACGCGGGTCCTCGCGGCGCCCTGGCGGACAGGTGACAGCTTCACCCCGGCGTCGGCACGAGATGACTCCTCTATCTCCGGCACGGCCATGTGGTGGACCAAATGAGGCTGCGTCCGCACCAGCTGGCGGTGGCGCTTGGTTCTGTGCAACCTTTGGCTGGGCTTGAGCTGACTGGAGTCCTGGATGAGCTGGCCTTGGCCTGAACCCTCATACTGGAGCAGTGGGCCCACGGGGGACCCCAGAGGTGAGAGGAGCTTGGCTGAATCCCATCGAAAGGCTTCACAGGTGGACAAAAGTGTCactgaggaaggaaaagaaacaccACGGTGAGCACGAAGCCATTTTAAGCTCAGCACCCTTGAAGGATTAAGCGGGCTGGTTTGGACTCCGTGGAGGGCTGGCCGGGATTGGCCCCCCCCTGACAACACAGGCTGGACACAGGCGCTGCAGCGCGAGACCTTTGCGCATTGCAAACCATTTCTCACCCGCTGCTTCAGCGCGTGCGTGGACTGTGCAGAGACCTCCCCGCTGCTATCCTGATTAGCTTTGGACAGTGGATGTTAAATGTGACATGTGACGCGCCTGGGCTGGTGGAGCGGTGGCGGAGGCCGACTGCTCCTCCTGGCGTCGCTGCTGGATGAAAGGCAAGAGAAGACTCACCCGCCAGGGCGACGCGGAGCACGCACGCTGCAGTGCTCagcatctctgcctcctccgCCCTCAGCCGCAGACGTCtgggtggagctgctgtggttGGTGTCCCCGTCtgggtggagctgctgtggttGGTGTCTCCGTCTGGGTCTGGAGATCCGAAACGCAGTGGTCGCGTCCCaaacctgctctgctgcagccggACTGCAGCACCGACGCTGAAAAGAGCGGAGGGAGGCAGCGCTAACCGGCTGCTGTTCCCCCGAGTGGCCGCTAGAGGGCACTGTTGTGAAGACGTGCCGGGGAGAAACGCTTCCGTTTTATTACACATTTATCACAGATGTTCAATGCTGTTTGCTAAAGTGttatgaagaagaaagaagctcAACTCAGCCAGTCATGTTCCTGCacaaagaataaataataattcagGTCTGATAGAAACGAATGTTTGGGGTGGCGAGCTGATTAGAGCATCCACTCAGATTTTACGCCTTGTTTTTGGACCAAGGATGAAGCTAAAGTGAGAGCTGATGAGATTACTATCTAAAATCTAGGTTTAGAGGAGTCTCGCCAGGCCCAAAGGGCGAGATATCATTACTAATGTATGTTAGCGTAGCAGTAGCATGAAACCAGGAGCATCTGTGCACCTCAACTTGTAAACCAGCTTAcaaactgaaataaataaaagcatcagcAGGTCCCATTTTTGGCTGTATGTGAcgtcacagaagcagaaatgtACAACGTGGACTTGAGCATATTCACACCAGCCTGAACAACCttacaaaaacagcatttaatgGCAAGAGTTTCACACCAAACATCGATTTATCCAGCGCCAACAGGACAAACGGgtcatttctttgtctttagCTAGCTTCTTTCACATGGAGCCAGATTGGTGCCTGCTAACTGTTTAATGCTAACAAGCAAGGACAGAAGATGCactgttctcacacacacacacacacacacacacacacacacacacagatatatacacacacattttacaacGACCCCTAAATCATGTCGAAGCTACGAGAAGCTGCGACCTCAGTGGAGGTCAGATCTCAGCATCAAGCTAACAGCCCCTCTGGATTGTGGGTTGTCCGTCCCTGctcaacgcccccccccccttatgtACAGTTTGTGGAGCCCTCCGGTGGCGAGAAGGGCGGCGTTTTCCTCAGAACTGCTGCAGGATCAGCTTCTTCTTCGAGTCATGGCTGAACTTGTTGGCGCGGAACAGGTCGCTGTCATAGAAGGCCGCCAGGTTGTGGACGTTGATCTGTCTGGCCTGGAGAGAACGAGAAAAGGGATGATCGACCTCGCTcgagcgcccccccccaccccgggtGGAGCTACCTTGTCCTTGAAGTCCTTCTCTGGAACCTCCACCATGTCGTTCTGAACGCCGTAGCGGCTTCTCTGGTACGCCGTCTGCTcggccaccagctgcttcaggatgaagagcagcagctcgtTGTTGTCCCGCCGGAAGGCCAGGTAGCGGGCGAAggtctgcagagaggagaaatgagcGCGCGGCCACCCCCACAGCGTTGCCGAGCGTTGCCGTGGCCGCCCCCCCACGCACcttcctcatgctcctcatgacGCTGAACTTCTGCGTGTCGATGAAGCTCTCCAGCATCACCCTGATGGCCATGTTGACGTCGTCCTCCAGCACGTAGTCCCTCAGGTGCATCTTGGCGTGCGCCTCCGCCATGCGGATCATGGACTCGATGTGGCGCACCGTGATGGGGATGCTGCCCGTGGCCTGTAGGGGGCACACACGCACCAGGTgacgctggctggctggctgggccACGGCGGGAGCTTCTCCAGGCTTCCAGAACCACTCACCATCGACTCTCTGCGGAGGTCACTGTAAATGCGAGCCACTTTATCCTGGTCCATCTGGTTCAGTTTGGGATGAATCTGCAGACGGAACACGTGTGtcatggatgggggggggggcacgataGTGAAGAGCTGGTTCTGGGTCCTACCCTCTCCTTGGCGTAGatgatgtacttcctgaggagct
It contains:
- the LOC130523719 gene encoding NACHT, LRR and PYD domains-containing protein 12-like isoform X2, with protein sequence MDEDRAESTVPSWVSLKSDQSKDYIITFRSSEEIERGEHILSNWDQSAPPGESSCSQSGSRSGDAEMKPKQRSDLQEVIEGHKMSLKRRCEHVTEGTHEAGSGTLLNKIYTELYITEGQSEEVDTQHEVRQLERTSKKNIQDTPIKCQDIFKVLSEQQRHIRVVLTNGVAGVGKTFSVQKFSLDWAEGLENQDISLVLPLSCRELNLIRDEQHSLLSLLHVFHPTLQKIRAEDLTVWKLLFIFDGLDESRFSLGFNKHQVISDVTQVSSVGVLLVNLIQGNLLPSALIWITSRPAAAYQIPPSCVDRITEVRGFTDSQKEEYFRRRFSDEDLSKRIISHIKASRSLHIMCLIPVFCWITAIVLEDMMTRDQRGELPQTLTDLYSHFLMVQIKRKKQKYGGKQRPEELTEADKELLLKLGRLAFEHLEKGNIMFYSEDLERCGLDVSEVSVYSGVCTEIFKRESVIFQKSVYCFVHLSVQEFLAAVYMFHRYTRKDTVVINQFLKYSEPVKSLDDFLRRALMKSLKSENGHLDLFVRFLHGLSLESNQRILGGLLDQRNSHPETIQKVLNNLKEENSDEFSPDRSINIFHCLMEMKDQSVHQEIQEFLKSGEISERRLSVIHCSALAYLLQMSEEVLDELDLQQYNTSDEGRRRLIPAVRNCRKVELPDSFLSPSHWEVVASAMTSNPSHLRELSLSTNESLIDADVKFLSSAMMHPNCRLETLRLSGCRLSEISCDSLASALRSNPSHLTVLDLSGNQLKDPAVKLLCGFLQDPLCELETLSLSGCSLSETSCDSVASALKSNRSHLRVLDLSSNTLKDSGVKRLCSGLESPNCKLERLRLDYCSLSEISCGSLASALRSNPSHLRELNLSQNQLQDPGVKLLCGFLHFSNCRLETLRLRRCSLSEISCDSLASALRSNPSHLRELDLSKNQLQDSGVKLLCGFLHFPNCRLETLRCGKTSSNCWHSGQHFIFFS
- the LOC130523719 gene encoding NACHT, LRR and PYD domains-containing protein 12-like isoform X3, whose product is MDEDRAESTVPSWVSLKSDQSKDYIITFRSSEEIERGEHILSNWDQSAPPGESSCSQSGSRSGDAEMKPKQRSDLQEVIEGHKMSLKRRCEHVTEGTHEAGSGTLLNKIYTELYITEGQSEEVDTQHEVRQLERTSKKNIQDTPIKCQDIFKVLSEQQRHIRVVLTNGVAGVGKTFSVQKFSLDWAEGLENQDISLVLPLSCRELNLIRDEQHSLLSLLHVFHPTLQKIRAEDLTVWKLLFIFDGLDESRFSLGFNKHQVISDVTQVSSVGVLLVNLIQGNLLPSALIWITSRPAAAYQIPPSCVDRITEVRGFTDSQKEEYFRRRFSDEDLSKRIISHIKASRSLHIMCLIPVFCWITAIVLEDMMTRDQRGELPQTLTDLYSHFLMVQIKRKKQKYGGKQRPEELTEADKELLLKLGRLAFEHLEKGNIMFYSEDLERCGLDVSEVSVYSGVCTEIFKRESVIFQKSVYCFVHLSVQEFLAAVYMFHRYTRKDTVVINQFLKYSEPVKSLDDFLRRALMKSLKSENGHLDLFVRFLHGLSLESNQRILGGLLDQRNSHPETIQKVLNNLKEENSDEFSPDRSINIFHCLMEMKDQSVHQEIQEFLKSGEISERRLSVIHCSALAYLLQMSEEVLDELDLQQYNTSDEGRRRLIPAVRNCRKVELPDSFLSPSHWEVVASAMTSNPSHLRELSLSTNESLIDADVKFLSSAMMHPNCRLETLRLSGCRLSEISCDSLASALRSNPSHLTVLDLSGNQLKDPAVKLLCGFLQDPLCELETLSLSGCSLSETSCDSVASALKSNRSHLRVLDLSSNTLKDSGVKRLCSGLESPNCKLERLRLRRCSLSEISCDSLASALRSNPSHLRELDLSKNQLQDSGVKLLCGFLHFPNCRLETLRLWDCSLSGISCDSLSSALRSNPSHLRELDLSQNQLQDSGVKLLSDLVENPDYGLETLRR